A single Penaeus chinensis breed Huanghai No. 1 chromosome 7, ASM1920278v2, whole genome shotgun sequence DNA region contains:
- the LOC125027228 gene encoding dipeptidyl peptidase 1-like isoform X1, with the protein MLVSSTLRAVLLAVCVSLAWSDTPANCLYEDIRGTWTFQETERSGDSSLSCDELGPVVHTKTFTLSFPNNVMDEFGNEGTWTMIYNQGFEVNINERSYFAFSYYEGDFTSSTSYCDRTFSGWSRDKTVRNWSCFSAQKNTKTTPRVSRKIATPLSTRAFKNDLKMVEEINSSQTSWQAKVYPLHEKYSVEEMFLRGGGPGSVLPNPPSPAPATPEQKTRVSFLPENFDWRDVEGVNYVSAVRDQASCGSCYTFASMAQLEARLRMVTRNQRQDVFSTQDAVSCSVLSQGCMGGFAYLIAGRYAVDQGVVAEECNPYTALDDPCDTDTSCARTYVSEYEYVGGYYGACNEELMLQALVEKGPLPVGYMVYDDFYNYGGGIYHHTGFKNDFNPLEVTSHAVLLVGYGVDNATGEKYWTCKNSWGADWGEDGFFRIRRGSNECSIESMAFDATVIP; encoded by the exons ATGTTGGTAAGTAGTACG TTACGTGCCGTGCTATTAGCTGTCTGCGTGTCCCTGGCCTGGTCGGACACGCCGGCCAACTGCCTGTACGAGGACATCCGCGGCACATGGACCTTCCAGGAGACGGAGCGGTCGGGCGACAGCAGCCTCAGCTGCGACGAACTCGGGCCCGTCGTCCACACCAAGACCTTCACCCTCAGCTTCCCCAACAATGTCATGGACGAGTTTGGAAACGAGGGAACATGGACTATGATTTACAACCAAGGTTTCGAG GTTAACATCAACGAAAGGTCGTACTTCGCCTTCTCCTACTACGAGGGTGACTTTACCTCGTCCACCTCCTACTGCGACCGCACCTTCAGCGGCTGGTCACGTGACAAAACCGTCAGGAACTGGTCTTGCTTCAGTGCTCAAAAGAACACTAAG ACGACCCCAAGAGTGAGCCGTAAAATAGCGACGCCCCTATCAACCCGGGCCTTCAAGAACGACCtcaagatggtggaggagatcaACAGCTCTCAGACGTCGTGGCAAGCAAAGGTCTACCCTCTGCATGAGAA GTACTCAGTCGAAGAGATGTTCCTCCGCGGAGGAGGTCCCGGCAGcgtcctccccaaccccccttcccccgcccccgcgACCCCTGAGCAGAAGACCCGCGTCTCCTTCCTGCCGGAGAACTTCGACTGGCGTGACGTGGAGGGCGTGAACTACGTGAGTGCCGTCAGGGACCAGGCTTCGTGTGGCTCCTGCTACACCTTCGCCTCCATGGCTCAGCTGGAAGCGCGCCTGCGAATGGTCACCCGCAACCAGCGCCAGGACGTCTTCTCAACGCAG GATGCCGTGTCGTGCTCCGTGTTGTCCCAGGGCTGCATGGGCGGCTTCGCCTACTTGATCGCCGGACGCTACGCCGTGGACCAGGGCGTCGTGGCCGAGGAGTGCAATCCTTACACTGCACTT GACGACCCTTGTGATACGGACACCAGTTGCGCGCGCACCTACGTGAGCGAGTACGAATACGTGGGCGGTTACTACGGAGCGTGCAACGAGGAGCTCATGTTGCAGGCACTGGTGGAGAAGGGCCCTTTGCCCGTCGGTTACATGGTGTACGACGACTTCTACAACTACGGTGGAGGAATCTACCACCACACTGGTTTCAAGAACGACTTCAATCCCCTCGAG GTAACATCTCACGCCGTCCTGCTGGTTGGCTACGGCGTGGACAACGCTACAGGCGAGAAGTACTGGACGTGCAAGAACTCGTGGGGCGCGGACTGGGGCGAGGACGGCTTCTTCAGGATCAGGAGAGGAAGCAATGAGTGCTCCATCGAGTCCATGGCCTTTGATGCTACTGTCATTCCCTAA
- the LOC125027228 gene encoding dipeptidyl peptidase 1-like isoform X2 — MLLRAVLLAVCVSLAWSDTPANCLYEDIRGTWTFQETERSGDSSLSCDELGPVVHTKTFTLSFPNNVMDEFGNEGTWTMIYNQGFEVNINERSYFAFSYYEGDFTSSTSYCDRTFSGWSRDKTVRNWSCFSAQKNTKTTPRVSRKIATPLSTRAFKNDLKMVEEINSSQTSWQAKVYPLHEKYSVEEMFLRGGGPGSVLPNPPSPAPATPEQKTRVSFLPENFDWRDVEGVNYVSAVRDQASCGSCYTFASMAQLEARLRMVTRNQRQDVFSTQDAVSCSVLSQGCMGGFAYLIAGRYAVDQGVVAEECNPYTALDDPCDTDTSCARTYVSEYEYVGGYYGACNEELMLQALVEKGPLPVGYMVYDDFYNYGGGIYHHTGFKNDFNPLEVTSHAVLLVGYGVDNATGEKYWTCKNSWGADWGEDGFFRIRRGSNECSIESMAFDATVIP; from the exons ATGTTG TTACGTGCCGTGCTATTAGCTGTCTGCGTGTCCCTGGCCTGGTCGGACACGCCGGCCAACTGCCTGTACGAGGACATCCGCGGCACATGGACCTTCCAGGAGACGGAGCGGTCGGGCGACAGCAGCCTCAGCTGCGACGAACTCGGGCCCGTCGTCCACACCAAGACCTTCACCCTCAGCTTCCCCAACAATGTCATGGACGAGTTTGGAAACGAGGGAACATGGACTATGATTTACAACCAAGGTTTCGAG GTTAACATCAACGAAAGGTCGTACTTCGCCTTCTCCTACTACGAGGGTGACTTTACCTCGTCCACCTCCTACTGCGACCGCACCTTCAGCGGCTGGTCACGTGACAAAACCGTCAGGAACTGGTCTTGCTTCAGTGCTCAAAAGAACACTAAG ACGACCCCAAGAGTGAGCCGTAAAATAGCGACGCCCCTATCAACCCGGGCCTTCAAGAACGACCtcaagatggtggaggagatcaACAGCTCTCAGACGTCGTGGCAAGCAAAGGTCTACCCTCTGCATGAGAA GTACTCAGTCGAAGAGATGTTCCTCCGCGGAGGAGGTCCCGGCAGcgtcctccccaaccccccttcccccgcccccgcgACCCCTGAGCAGAAGACCCGCGTCTCCTTCCTGCCGGAGAACTTCGACTGGCGTGACGTGGAGGGCGTGAACTACGTGAGTGCCGTCAGGGACCAGGCTTCGTGTGGCTCCTGCTACACCTTCGCCTCCATGGCTCAGCTGGAAGCGCGCCTGCGAATGGTCACCCGCAACCAGCGCCAGGACGTCTTCTCAACGCAG GATGCCGTGTCGTGCTCCGTGTTGTCCCAGGGCTGCATGGGCGGCTTCGCCTACTTGATCGCCGGACGCTACGCCGTGGACCAGGGCGTCGTGGCCGAGGAGTGCAATCCTTACACTGCACTT GACGACCCTTGTGATACGGACACCAGTTGCGCGCGCACCTACGTGAGCGAGTACGAATACGTGGGCGGTTACTACGGAGCGTGCAACGAGGAGCTCATGTTGCAGGCACTGGTGGAGAAGGGCCCTTTGCCCGTCGGTTACATGGTGTACGACGACTTCTACAACTACGGTGGAGGAATCTACCACCACACTGGTTTCAAGAACGACTTCAATCCCCTCGAG GTAACATCTCACGCCGTCCTGCTGGTTGGCTACGGCGTGGACAACGCTACAGGCGAGAAGTACTGGACGTGCAAGAACTCGTGGGGCGCGGACTGGGGCGAGGACGGCTTCTTCAGGATCAGGAGAGGAAGCAATGAGTGCTCCATCGAGTCCATGGCCTTTGATGCTACTGTCATTCCCTAA